The Gemmatimonadota bacterium genomic sequence CCCGGGTGGGCCTCGGTGACTGGTGCGCGCCGACTGGCCGAGGCCGAGGTGCCGTCGATCCCGAAGATCATTGCCGTTCCGCTCTCGGCGCGTGATGCCGCCCCCCTGCTGCGGAGCTTGCGGGGGCCGGTCGCGCCGCCGGGCTGGCAGGGGGCGCTTCCGTTTACGTATCGGGTTGGCAGCGGACCCGGGGTGGTCAAGGTGGTCGTGCAGATGGACGGCAAACGACGCACCATCCACAATGTCGAGGCGCGCCTCCGCGGCTCGGCTGAACCGGATCGCACCGTCCTGCTTGGCAACCATCACGACGCCTGGGTCTATGGCGCGGTGGATCCGTCCAGCGGCACGGCGACGCAGATGGAATTGGCGCGCACGCTCGGGTTGCTGAAGGCGCAGGGGGTGCGCCCCCGGCGGACCCTGGTGATGAACAGCTGGGACGCCGAGGAATGGCACCTCACCGGGTCGACCGAGTGGGGCGAGGAGTTTGCGGAGGAGCTGCGACGGGGAGCGGTGGCGTACCTTAACGTCGACGGCTCCACCAGCGGACCGGCGTTCGGCGCCTCGGCGGTGGCGAGCCTCAACCCGATCATCACCGAGACGGTGCGTGACGTGATTGACCCCGGGACGAACGAGTCGATCCTGGCCACCTGGGCGAAGCGCGAGGGGAAGGGGGGCGATCCGTCGAGCCTGCCGACGAACACCCTCGGCTCCGGGTCGGACTACACCGTGTTCCTCAACTTCCTCGGCATCCCGATCGTCGACATGGCCTTTTCGGGGCCGTACGGGGTGTACCACTCGATCTACGACAACCACTACTGGATGACCCGCCACGGCGATCCGGGCTTTCGCTACATGACGGCGATGGTCGAGGTGTGGGGACGCATGGCGCTCCGCCTGGCCAACGCCGAGGTGCTGCCTCACGACTTCGTCGCGTACGCGGACCGGGTGCGTGGCTTCGTCCGGGCGCTCGAGGGGCTGGATGGTGTGGCCGCCAACCTCGACCTGTCCGACCTGCACGCTGCCGTTGGTGAGTGGGCGCGCGTGGCAGCGGAGGTGGACGGCGCGCTGGCGCGCGCCACGTCGACCGGGGGTTCAGAGAATGCCGCCGTCCTGAATGAGGCACTGCGTTCCGCCGAGCAGGGCTTCCTGCTGGACGAGGGCATCCCCGGTCGGCCGACCTTCAAGCACGCCCTGTATGCCCCGCGACCGACCTACGCGGCGCTCGAGCTCCCGGGGGTCCGTGAGGCGATCGAGGCGAAGGATTGGACGCGGGCACGTGCGCAGGGGGTCGCGCTGGCGGCGCGGATCCGCGCCGTGACCGCACGGCTGCGTGCGGGGCTCGGCCCACGGTAGTCCCGCCCTCAGGTCAGGTCCGGATACGGCGTCACATACTCGAAGCTGAACACACGCCGGATCCGCTCCATGTCGCGGCTGTTGCGGGTAACCAGCACCACGCCCGCCTCGCGACAAGAGTGCGCCAACAGGACGTCGAACGCGAAGCTCCGCGTCACCTTGTTCAGCTGCAGTCCCGCATCATCGTGTAACGTCCCGAGGGCGGTCCCCAGCGCTTCCCACGCGCGTGCACTGGGCGTCAGGATGCGCCCGCGCCGCTCAAAGGGGCCCAGGATCTCGCCCTCGACCAGTTTGCGCGCACGCGCATCCCGCGTACCCGCGCGCAGCTCCGCGCTCACGATCGCGCTCAGGTAGAGGCCGGGCGCCGCCCACTGAGTGAACTCCTGCAACGCCGTCAGCGCACCGGCGTCGTGACTGGCATCGATGTAGCAGTTCGTGTCGAGTGCGTACTTCCGCACTAGCCGCGCCGCGCCAAGGCCAGCCCCGCCAACGCCTGCACGCCGCGCGCCACCTCGGCTCGGAACGCGACGAGATCGATGGCCCGTTCGACGGTCTCGCGCTCGGTCGTCGCCCCGAGGACCGCCTGGGCCCGTTTGAGCGCCTTCGGGTCGAGCCAGAACTCCTTCCGCACCTTCCCCTCGCG encodes the following:
- a CDS encoding M28 family metallopeptidase; the encoded protein is MKARRTFGGMTPAWTAGCPRAIRRATFGVAIAALASSAQAPNDPPLRGFSPAAAAEQHAIERRLAALISRDSTGAAFRAFTRVPHPAGTVANRRIAEDIAARFRRYGWEDVKITSYDVLLPFPDSVSVQLVAPTRFTATLREPAVSVDPDTRADAGPTYLGMSASGDVTGELIYANSGNPADYDWLESQGISVRGKIAIVRYSNPYSYRGFKAQTAEQRGVKAMLIYSDPQEDGYRRGLTFPDGPWGPEGHLQRGAISYDFIASGDPLTPGWASVTGARRLAEAEVPSIPKIIAVPLSARDAAPLLRSLRGPVAPPGWQGALPFTYRVGSGPGVVKVVVQMDGKRRTIHNVEARLRGSAEPDRTVLLGNHHDAWVYGAVDPSSGTATQMELARTLGLLKAQGVRPRRTLVMNSWDAEEWHLTGSTEWGEEFAEELRRGAVAYLNVDGSTSGPAFGASAVASLNPIITETVRDVIDPGTNESILATWAKREGKGGDPSSLPTNTLGSGSDYTVFLNFLGIPIVDMAFSGPYGVYHSIYDNHYWMTRHGDPGFRYMTAMVEVWGRMALRLANAEVLPHDFVAYADRVRGFVRALEGLDGVAANLDLSDLHAAVGEWARVAAEVDGALARATSTGGSENAAVLNEALRSAEQGFLLDEGIPGRPTFKHALYAPRPTYAALELPGVREAIEAKDWTRARAQGVALAARIRAVTARLRAGLGPR